Within the Peromyscus maniculatus bairdii isolate BWxNUB_F1_BW_parent chromosome 2, HU_Pman_BW_mat_3.1, whole genome shotgun sequence genome, the region TGAAGCAACCAGTATTTTGTGGCCCAAGGtgccccctccccattcccagaCCTGGGTTCCCCCTCAGTTACAGTTAAATAGAGGAAGATTTTCCCAGGGGGCCCTGGGAGGAGGGACTGCCTCCTGTACCCGCCTCCTCCACGTAGAGGTGTCTGAGCAGAAGCTATTTACAGTATTCACATCCACTGTACCCCACCAAACCAAGGCAAATACTACAAGTGGTCCTTCCCCCAGGGGGAGGCCAGAGAGgctatgagtgtatgtgtgtgtggggaagaTGGGTGTCTGAGTGTGTGAGCACACAAATGCACTGAGGGGCAGGGCCTGCTTCCCGCCAAAGACACGTCAGTCTGTAAGGTGCAGATTAAAAACAACAGAGGACCCATGCCTGAGGGCCCGGGCCACTTCCACTTTTGTTccgtctctttctcttccagacACCCAAGAGCTGATACAAAGGAACCTTCACAGCTGCACCCGGGTCCAAGGCAATTGCTTAAAGGACTtctgaggaaaaggagagggaaaatgTCAGGGCTGGGCAGTCCCAGGTAGGGATGGGTGGGATGCAGCTGGATCCAAGGGCCAGGGTCCCTGCAGTCCTACCTGTGACCTGTGGGGGCTGCACCACTGCTTTCTTGAGAAAAGCTTCTGCCTCCGCAAACGGGAGGAGCCCCTCTGGGGCTCGACCCAAACTCTTCTCTCCAGCAGTTCCCTTTGGGGAGAAGCCGTTCTCCTGGTGTGCTGGGAGGGACTGCAGGCCATTCACCAGGGACCCTGGCATCTCCTTGCTTGGCAGACTGTGGATGCAGGGGTTCAGAGTTAGCGCCTCACCTCCCTGAGAAGCCCAGAGTAGTCCACAGCTCCAGCCtgcagctgcctgcctggctcagAGTCCCTGGGGTTGGGAGCTGGTACCTCCACTGTGGCTCCTGAAGGGCCAGCTCCTCTTTCTGCACAGAATCCTTCTGTAACCCAGAGGGCCGAGTCTCTACAGCCTTCACAGGGTCTATCACATCAAAGAAACCGCCATTAATTAGGGGCTGTTTAAGGGTGGGGCTGGATCTCAGGGGTGCAGGGCAGAGGAAATGAGGGGAGTAGGGCTTTACCTGGGCTGGCATTGTTGGCTGTGGTCTCCTTTCCATCCTGCTTCTGTTTTGAAAAGGAAGAGACATCAGGTGCAAGGGCTACGTGGACCCAGTCTACTGCTCTGCTGACCCCTCCTTCTCAGCCCAGACACAGAAGCCTCCCCCATCAGGCTCTTCCTTGGCTCTGGAGGCTTTTCTGGAACCTCCTTTCCTCAactcccacccccccaacccgAGAATGCTGACCTTGGCTTCAGCAGCTTCTGACTTCCGAGTCCTCTTCATTATCTCCTCCAGCCGCTGTGTGGAGGTCCCACAGTAGTTAGGCCCACCCCCAGACCTAATCCCCAACTTCTCACCAGCCGGCCCTATTCTAAAGCTGTACCCCTCAGCCCACACCAGTACTTCCTTGTTCTATCTTCTACAGATTCAAGCCCAGGCCCAGCTTCACCAGCTACTCTTTGCAGGAACTGGGTCAGACCCAGGCCCCGCCCCAGCAGGGCCCCGCCCCACCAAGGCCCCGCCCCCAGAGCCCACCGGCCCTGCACACCTTTCTCCGCTCTtgtctctcctgctcctccttctggAAGTGCTTTTCCCGCTCCAGGCGCTGGCGCTCAGCTTCTTCCCGGGACCGAGCTTCGGCTTCCTCTTTCTGCCAAAGACCTCCATAAGCTTTGGGCTCCCTCCTGGTCAACTCACTTAGCGCCAGCCAAGATCTGCCCATCCACCCGCCTGGGCACCTGCTTCTGCAGccgctcctgctcctcctgctcagCCTGCGCCTTCTCTCGAGCCTCCTGCTCCTCCCGCCTCCGGGCCTCGGCCTCTCGTTCGGCCCGGGCCTCGGCCTCCCGTGCCAGCTGCTCCTCCCGCATTCGCCTGGAGGATGCAGAAAACTCAAGCTTGGTCTGTGCCTCTTCTTCAGGGGCTACAAGGGCCCTCAGAGTCCCTGAGGTCACACTTACTTGTCCCTTTCAGCCTGCAGCTTCCGCTCCTGTTCTTCCCGTTCCCTCTGTTCCCGAGCCTGGCGCCGCTTCTCAGCCAGGAGCCGTGTGGCTTCTTCTCGGTCTGTGGTGCCGGCCATAGGTTTGCTAGGGGTCACCGGGGGAGCAGCGGTAGGAGGGGCAGTCGGGACAGCGGTGTCTGGGGAAAGATCCAAGACCAGGAGTCAGCACACACCGGTACAGGCACCTCCATCACCCCTGTACACCCGGGGTGTCCAGGACCTCAATGACCCACTCATTCAACCCAATTGCTGCCATCACTATGTCTGAGACTTGGTCCTGTCATGGGCAGGAGATCTGTCCCTCAACACCAgtgtctgtggtggtctgattcccagacacaggaaaagacggcacctctgccctgcccaccccacttcctgtgcACCTGCAGGGGTCTCTGTTGAGGGCTGCTCCTTCtgaggctgggctggggtgggtgAGGGCACTGGTGAGGGCGCTGGAGAAGCTGGGGCCGCTGGCTCCTTCTCCTCGATGGTTCTGCTCTTGCTGTGGCTCTTGTCCTCAGGCCCCGAGGGGCTGGGGCTCTCTtttgcctcctccttcctccgAACCCGCCCCTTGGGTGACGCAGTGGTGCCTCGGGGGGATGGTGGTTTTGGAGGAAGGGCATGGCCTGGTCCtgggctggggcagggggaggcaggtCTATGCcaagatgtagagggagaggatGGCCGGGCCTTGGACTTAgggctgagagagaagaaagacgtTAGAACCGGAGGGCAGAGCACCTGGGCGGGCACTCCCCTCCCCAAGCAGGTCACTTCTTTGGAGAAgtattcccttaaaaaaaaaaaaagatttgttgttattgtgtgggctgtgcatgtgtgagcatgcacgtggaagtcagaagacaactgtgtgaggtggttctttctttccatggaTTCCAGGGATTTAACTCAGGTCATAATGCTTGCATAGCAAAGGCCTCTACTCCCCGGGCCATCTTACTGGCCTCCAATGTTGCCTTTTGCAGGCTGGTGGCATCCCCATCTATTCACTCACAAAGCGTTATCATTTCCTCTTAGCACATATATCCATCTCAGTTCACAATTACAAATTCACCTGTGAGCGGTTGTTCTGGTTCACATTGGCCTCCCCAACAGCGTCTACACTTAGTAGAGCAAAAACTAGGCCTGGCTTAGCCCAGTGTGCTCAGCACCCAGAGCACCACAGGGCAAGTTGTTCACTGATCAAGTATGTGCTGAGCTGCTTATCAGGTGTTACTGTTTTAGGAGCTGAGGGAGGGGCGTCTATAAtcaaaaactgaaagagaaaaagagggggtggaggatgaaggggagaagagaagaccaAGAGTGAAAGTCCAGGGCAGGAAGACAGCTGGGGTTCAAGGGCACCTGAGCTAATtaaggagaccctgcctcacaaaaaccaaacagcagaACAAGGGCTAGAGATGCGTTTAGTTGGCAGAATGCTCGCTGAGCATGCACACAGCCCtgaaatgccagcacttgagaggcagaaggaccacaaattcaaggtcatcgtTGGCTATAGAGCTCATTAAAGGTCAGTCTAGGTTacatgacattcttttttttgttgttgttgtttgttttttgagacagggtttctcagttctagctgtcctgtaactcgctttgtagactaggctggccttgaactcactgagatccacctgcctctgcctcccaagtgcggggactaaaggcgtgcgccaccactggccggTGATATATGGCATTCTTgcccaacaaacaacaaaaaagggaccggtgagatggctcagcaggtagaggtgcttgccaccaagtctgtcaacctgagttcaatccctgggacctgcatggttgagagagaactgatttccaagagttgtcctttggcctatacgcacacacacactgggaaggTATGGTGGCATAGGTCTGCTATAACCCAGCTAATTTAGAAGAATCACAGGTTTAAAgttgggcaacttagtgaaacatcctaaacaaatgaacaaaatacaaACTGTACTGGGTATATAGCTCAGTGATGGGGTGCCTGCCTGGGGTGCCTGCCTGTCATGCCGGAGGCTGGGGATTCTATTCCCAGTACTGAGCTCACGTAGTAAGTGTCTGGCGGCTCAAGAGTTgtagcctctgtctcaaaaaaaaaaaaaaaaaaaaaaaaaaaaaaaaagtgtgcggTGGGGGAAGAGCAGAAAGGGAGAAACAGGAGGGACAAGAGACACGGAAAACCTGCCCTTTAGTAACTTCAAGTATTTGGGAATGATTGACAGCCACTGTCCAGGTGAGGCGCGGAGCCCCGCCCACCTGAGCTCAGCACCGGTGGAGAGCCTGGGCCGCACGGATGCCGGCAGCGACTGGCGCTTCTTGAGGCTGCGCTCCTTGAGGCTGCGCTCGCGGGCCAGGGCACTCTTTTCCTTCTCGTTTTCCCGTTCCTtgtccttcttctccttcttctgcacCTGGAGGCGCGGGACAGGATCGAGGAGGAGGAGAGGTCAGCGGCGCCCGCGCTCCAGTCCAGCCGCACCTGTCCCCACCCGAGCGGCGGCCACTCACCGGCGCGGCTTCCAGCCGGCGGCGAGCCAACGCGGGGCTGCCGCCGGCACTGGGCTTGCGTCGCTCCGCGCGCTCCCCGGACGGGGTGCAGCGGTGCGCGCTCCGAGGGGCGCTACAAGGCGTTAGT harbors:
- the Map7d1 gene encoding MAP7 domain-containing protein 1 isoform X5, whose product is MENGPRAEPGPGAPAAVIARIPAEPRPSPEGDPSPPPPPPPMSALVPDTPPDTPPAMKNAAGPKQLPLAPETPTGQISPRPAPPQEESPSSEAKSRGPTPPATGPRDARPSRRSSQPSPTAVPASESPPTKQDTKKAGERHKLAKERREERAKYLAAKKAVWLEKEEKAKALREKQLQERRRRLEEQRLKAEQRRAALEERQRQKLEKNKERYEAAIQRSVKKTWAEIRQQRWSWAGALHHSSPGRKTNRSLQLSAWESSIVDRLMTPTLSFLARSRSAVTLPRNGRDQGRSSGPGRRPTRGRAGASLAPGPHPDRTHPSAAVPVCPRSASASPLTPCSAPRSAHRCTPSGERAERRKPSAGGSPALARRRLEAAPVQKKEKKDKERENEKEKSALARERSLKERSLKKRQSLPASVRPRLSTGAELSPKSKARPSSPSTSWHRPASPCPSPGPGHALPPKPPSPRGTTASPKGRVRRKEEAKESPSPSGPEDKSHSKSRTIEEKEPAAPASPAPSPVPSPTPAQPQKEQPSTETPADTAVPTAPPTAAPPVTPSKPMAGTTDREEATRLLAEKRRQAREQREREEQERKLQAERDKRMREEQLAREAEARAEREAEARRREEQEAREKAQAEQEEQERLQKQKEEAEARSREEAERQRLEREKHFQKEEQERQERRKRLEEIMKRTRKSEAAEAKKQDGKETTANNASPDPVKAVETRPSGLQKDSVQKEELALQEPQWSLPSKEMPGSLVNGLQSLPAHQENGFSPKGTAGEKSLGRAPEGLLPFAEAEAFLKKAVVQPPQVTEVL
- the Map7d1 gene encoding MAP7 domain-containing protein 1 isoform X8, giving the protein MENGPRAEPGPGAPAAVIARIPAEPRPSPEGDPSPPPPPPPMSALVPDTPPDTPPAMKNAAGPKQLPLAPETPTGQISPRPAPPQEESPSSEAKSRGPTPPATGPRDARPSRRSSQPSPTAVPASESPPTKQDTKKAGERHKLAKERREERAKYLAAKKAVWLEKEEKAKALREKQLQERRRRLEEQRLKAEQRRAALEERQRQKLEKNKERYEAAIQRSVKKTWAEIRQQRWSWAGALHHSSPGHRSLQLSAWESSIVDRLMTPTLSFLARSRSAVTLPRNGRDQAVPVCPRSASASPLTPCSAPRSAHRCTPSGERAERRKPSAGGSPALARRRLEAAPVQKKEKKDKERENEKEKSALARERSLKERSLKKRQSLPASVRPRLSTGAELSPKSKARPSSPSTSWHRPASPCPSPGPGHALPPKPPSPRGTTASPKGRVRRKEEAKESPSPSGPEDKSHSKSRTIEEKEPAAPASPAPSPVPSPTPAQPQKEQPSTETPADTAVPTAPPTAAPPVTPSKPMAGTTDREEATRLLAEKRRQAREQREREEQERKLQAERDKRMREEQLAREAEARAEREAEARRREEQEAREKAQAEQEEQERLQKQKEEAEARSREEAERQRLEREKHFQKEEQERQERRKRLEEIMKRTRKSEAAEAKKQDGKETTANNASPDPVKAVETRPSGLQKDSVQKEELALQEPQWSLPSKEMPGSLVNGLQSLPAHQENGFSPKGTAGEKSLGRAPEGLLPFAEAEAFLKKAVVQPPQVTEVL
- the Map7d1 gene encoding MAP7 domain-containing protein 1 isoform X6, whose product is MENGPRAEPGPGAPAAVIARIPAEPRPSPEGDPSPPPPPPPMSALVPDTPPDTPPAMKNAAGPKQLPLAPETPTGQISPRPAPPQEESPSSEAKSRGPTPPATGPRDARPSRRSSQPSPTAVPASESPPTKQDTKKAGERHKLAKERREERAKYLAAKKAVWLEKEEKAKALREKQLQERRRRLEEQRLKAEQRRAALEERQRQKLEKNKERYEAAIQRSVKKTWAEIRQQRWSWAGALHHSSPGHRSLQLSAWESSIVDRLMTPTLSFLARSRSAVTLPRNGRDQGRSSGPGRRPTRGRAGASLAPGPHPDRTHPSAAVPVCPRSASASPLTPCSAPRSAHRCTPSGERAERRKPSAGGSPALARRRLEAAPVQKKEKKDKERENEKEKSALARERSLKERSLKKRQSLPASVRPRLSTGAELSPKSKARPSSPSTSWHRPASPCPSPGPGHALPPKPPSPRGTTASPKGRVRRKEEAKESPSPSGPEDKSHSKSRTIEEKEPAAPASPAPSPVPSPTPAQPQKEQPSTETPADTAVPTAPPTAAPPVTPSKPMAGTTDREEATRLLAEKRRQAREQREREEQERKLQAERDKRMREEQLAREAEARAEREAEARRREEQEAREKAQAEQEEQERLQKQKEEAEARSREEAERQRLEREKHFQKEEQERQERRKRLEEIMKRTRKSEAAEAKKQDGKETTANNASPDPVKAVETRPSGLQKDSVQKEELALQEPQWSLPSKEMPGSLVNGLQSLPAHQENGFSPKGTAGEKSLGRAPEGLLPFAEAEAFLKKAVVQPPQVTEVL
- the Map7d1 gene encoding MAP7 domain-containing protein 1 isoform X7, whose amino-acid sequence is MENGPRAEPGPGAPAAVIARIPAEPRPSPEGDPSPPPPPPPMSALVPDTPPDTPPAMKNAAGPKQLPLAPETPTGQISPRPAPPQEESPSSEAKSRGPTPPATGPRDARPSRRSSQPSPTAVPASESPPTKQDTKKAGERHKLAKERREERAKYLAAKKAVWLEKEEKAKALREKQLQERRRRLEEQRLKAEQRRAALEERQRQKLEKNKERYEAAIQRSVKKTWAEIRQQRWSWAGALHHSSPGRKTNRSLQLSAWESSIVDRLMTPTLSFLARSRSAVTLPRNGRDQAVPVCPRSASASPLTPCSAPRSAHRCTPSGERAERRKPSAGGSPALARRRLEAAPVQKKEKKDKERENEKEKSALARERSLKERSLKKRQSLPASVRPRLSTGAELSPKSKARPSSPSTSWHRPASPCPSPGPGHALPPKPPSPRGTTASPKGRVRRKEEAKESPSPSGPEDKSHSKSRTIEEKEPAAPASPAPSPVPSPTPAQPQKEQPSTETPADTAVPTAPPTAAPPVTPSKPMAGTTDREEATRLLAEKRRQAREQREREEQERKLQAERDKRMREEQLAREAEARAEREAEARRREEQEAREKAQAEQEEQERLQKQKEEAEARSREEAERQRLEREKHFQKEEQERQERRKRLEEIMKRTRKSEAAEAKKQDGKETTANNASPDPVKAVETRPSGLQKDSVQKEELALQEPQWSLPSKEMPGSLVNGLQSLPAHQENGFSPKGTAGEKSLGRAPEGLLPFAEAEAFLKKAVVQPPQVTEVL
- the Map7d1 gene encoding MAP7 domain-containing protein 1 isoform X4 — translated: MENGPRAEPGPGAPAAVIARIPAEPRPSPEGDPSPPPPPPPMSALVPDTPPDTPPAMKNAAGPKQLPLAPETPTGQISPRPAPPQEESPSSEAKSRGPTPPATGPRDARPSRRSSQPSPTAVPASESPPTKQDTKKAGERHKLAKERREERAKYLAAKKAVWLEKEEKAKALREKQLQERRRRLEEQRLKAEQRRAALEERQRQKLEKNKERYEAAIQRSVKKTWAEIRQQRWSWAGALHHSSPGRGSRCSVSAVNLPKHVDSIINKRLSKSSATLWNSPSRNRSLQLSAWESSIVDRLMTPTLSFLARSRSAVTLPRNGRDQAVPVCPRSASASPLTPCSAPRSAHRCTPSGERAERRKPSAGGSPALARRRLEAAPVQKKEKKDKERENEKEKSALARERSLKERSLKKRQSLPASVRPRLSTGAELSPKSKARPSSPSTSWHRPASPCPSPGPGHALPPKPPSPRGTTASPKGRVRRKEEAKESPSPSGPEDKSHSKSRTIEEKEPAAPASPAPSPVPSPTPAQPQKEQPSTETPADTAVPTAPPTAAPPVTPSKPMAGTTDREEATRLLAEKRRQAREQREREEQERKLQAERDKRMREEQLAREAEARAEREAEARRREEQEAREKAQAEQEEQERLQKQKEEAEARSREEAERQRLEREKHFQKEEQERQERRKRLEEIMKRTRKSEAAEAKKQDGKETTANNASPDPVKAVETRPSGLQKDSVQKEELALQEPQWSLPSKEMPGSLVNGLQSLPAHQENGFSPKGTAGEKSLGRAPEGLLPFAEAEAFLKKAVVQPPQVTEVL
- the Map7d1 gene encoding MAP7 domain-containing protein 1 isoform X1 — translated: MENGPRAEPGPGAPAAVIARIPAEPRPSPEGDPSPPPPPPPMSALVPDTPPDTPPAMKNAAGPKQLPLAPETPTGQISPRPAPPQEESPSSEAKSRGPTPPATGPRDARPSRRSSQPSPTAVPASESPPTKQDTKKAGERHKLAKERREERAKYLAAKKAVWLEKEEKAKALREKQLQERRRRLEEQRLKAEQRRAALEERQRQKLEKNKERYEAAIQRSVKKTWAEIRQQRWSWAGALHHSSPGRKTSGSRCSVSAVNLPKHVDSIINKRLSKSSATLWNSPSRNRSLQLSAWESSIVDRLMTPTLSFLARSRSAVTLPRNGRDQGRSSGPGRRPTRGRAGASLAPGPHPDRTHPSAAVPVCPRSASASPLTPCSAPRSAHRCTPSGERAERRKPSAGGSPALARRRLEAAPVQKKEKKDKERENEKEKSALARERSLKERSLKKRQSLPASVRPRLSTGAELSPKSKARPSSPSTSWHRPASPCPSPGPGHALPPKPPSPRGTTASPKGRVRRKEEAKESPSPSGPEDKSHSKSRTIEEKEPAAPASPAPSPVPSPTPAQPQKEQPSTETPADTAVPTAPPTAAPPVTPSKPMAGTTDREEATRLLAEKRRQAREQREREEQERKLQAERDKRMREEQLAREAEARAEREAEARRREEQEAREKAQAEQEEQERLQKQKEEAEARSREEAERQRLEREKHFQKEEQERQERRKRLEEIMKRTRKSEAAEAKKQDGKETTANNASPDPVKAVETRPSGLQKDSVQKEELALQEPQWSLPSKEMPGSLVNGLQSLPAHQENGFSPKGTAGEKSLGRAPEGLLPFAEAEAFLKKAVVQPPQVTEVL
- the Map7d1 gene encoding MAP7 domain-containing protein 1 isoform X3, yielding MENGPRAEPGPGAPAAVIARIPAEPRPSPEGDPSPPPPPPPMSALVPDTPPDTPPAMKNAAGPKQLPLAPETPTGQISPRPAPPQEESPSSEAKSRGPTPPATGPRDARPSRRSSQPSPTAVPASESPPTKQDTKKAGERHKLAKERREERAKYLAAKKAVWLEKEEKAKALREKQLQERRRRLEEQRLKAEQRRAALEERQRQKLEKNKERYEAAIQRSVKKTWAEIRQQRWSWAGALHHSSPGRKTSGSRCSVSAVNLPKHVDSIINKRLSKSSATLWNSPSRNRSLQLSAWESSIVDRLMTPTLSFLARSRSAVTLPRNGRDQAVPVCPRSASASPLTPCSAPRSAHRCTPSGERAERRKPSAGGSPALARRRLEAAPVQKKEKKDKERENEKEKSALARERSLKERSLKKRQSLPASVRPRLSTGAELSPKSKARPSSPSTSWHRPASPCPSPGPGHALPPKPPSPRGTTASPKGRVRRKEEAKESPSPSGPEDKSHSKSRTIEEKEPAAPASPAPSPVPSPTPAQPQKEQPSTETPADTAVPTAPPTAAPPVTPSKPMAGTTDREEATRLLAEKRRQAREQREREEQERKLQAERDKRMREEQLAREAEARAEREAEARRREEQEAREKAQAEQEEQERLQKQKEEAEARSREEAERQRLEREKHFQKEEQERQERRKRLEEIMKRTRKSEAAEAKKQDGKETTANNASPDPVKAVETRPSGLQKDSVQKEELALQEPQWSLPSKEMPGSLVNGLQSLPAHQENGFSPKGTAGEKSLGRAPEGLLPFAEAEAFLKKAVVQPPQVTEVL
- the Map7d1 gene encoding MAP7 domain-containing protein 1 isoform X2 — translated: MENGPRAEPGPGAPAAVIARIPAEPRPSPEGDPSPPPPPPPMSALVPDTPPDTPPAMKNAAGPKQLPLAPETPTGQISPRPAPPQEESPSSEAKSRGPTPPATGPRDARPSRRSSQPSPTAVPASESPPTKQDTKKAGERHKLAKERREERAKYLAAKKAVWLEKEEKAKALREKQLQERRRRLEEQRLKAEQRRAALEERQRQKLEKNKERYEAAIQRSVKKTWAEIRQQRWSWAGALHHSSPGRGSRCSVSAVNLPKHVDSIINKRLSKSSATLWNSPSRNRSLQLSAWESSIVDRLMTPTLSFLARSRSAVTLPRNGRDQGRSSGPGRRPTRGRAGASLAPGPHPDRTHPSAAVPVCPRSASASPLTPCSAPRSAHRCTPSGERAERRKPSAGGSPALARRRLEAAPVQKKEKKDKERENEKEKSALARERSLKERSLKKRQSLPASVRPRLSTGAELSPKSKARPSSPSTSWHRPASPCPSPGPGHALPPKPPSPRGTTASPKGRVRRKEEAKESPSPSGPEDKSHSKSRTIEEKEPAAPASPAPSPVPSPTPAQPQKEQPSTETPADTAVPTAPPTAAPPVTPSKPMAGTTDREEATRLLAEKRRQAREQREREEQERKLQAERDKRMREEQLAREAEARAEREAEARRREEQEAREKAQAEQEEQERLQKQKEEAEARSREEAERQRLEREKHFQKEEQERQERRKRLEEIMKRTRKSEAAEAKKQDGKETTANNASPDPVKAVETRPSGLQKDSVQKEELALQEPQWSLPSKEMPGSLVNGLQSLPAHQENGFSPKGTAGEKSLGRAPEGLLPFAEAEAFLKKAVVQPPQVTEVL